A stretch of the Thermoanaerobaculia bacterium genome encodes the following:
- a CDS encoding CTP synthase: MTTKYIFVTGGVVSSLGKGVASASIGALLESRGFRVTLMKFDPYVNVDPGTMSPYQHGEVFVTDDGTETDLDLGHYERFTHTITSKLNNYTTGRIYETVINRERRGDYLGKTVQVVPHITDEIKEAMIRVGKGVDVVIVEIGGTVGDIESLPFLEAIRQFRLELGRNNAVNVHLTLVPYIAAAEELKSKPTQHSVRDLRALGIQADVLLCRADRAIPDEVRRKIALFCNVAPEQVIAARDVSTIYEVPLMFAREGLDETLLDQLNLPRYERDLAPWEALVSRVKNPKHKVRIGIVGKYIELPDAYKSLNEALAHGGVANETKVELVYINAEEIEAGSWPRALFEVDGLLVPIGFGKRGTEGKIKAIRYAREHKVPFFGICLGMQCMTIEFARNVCGIKEATSTEFDNDAAQPVIFKLRDLLGVEEMGGTMRLGAYPCSLKEGTLARSIYGVETISERHRHRYEVNHKYLALVQEHGLVISGRSPDGKFIEMVELPGHPWYLGCQFHPEYKSKPTEPHPLFVSYIAAALAENRKRAGEARPEAIEARERQLA, from the coding sequence ATGACGACCAAGTACATTTTCGTGACCGGCGGCGTGGTTTCGTCCCTCGGCAAGGGAGTCGCCTCCGCCTCGATCGGAGCCCTCCTCGAGTCGCGCGGCTTCCGCGTCACACTGATGAAGTTCGACCCCTACGTCAACGTCGATCCGGGGACCATGTCGCCCTATCAACATGGCGAGGTCTTCGTGACCGACGACGGTACCGAGACCGACCTCGACCTCGGGCACTACGAGCGCTTCACCCACACCATCACCTCGAAGCTCAACAACTACACCACCGGGCGGATCTACGAAACGGTGATCAACAGGGAGCGCCGCGGCGACTACCTCGGCAAGACCGTTCAGGTCGTGCCGCACATCACCGACGAGATCAAGGAGGCGATGATCCGCGTCGGCAAGGGAGTCGACGTGGTGATCGTCGAGATCGGCGGCACGGTCGGCGACATCGAGTCGCTGCCGTTCCTCGAGGCGATCCGCCAGTTCCGCCTGGAGCTCGGGCGGAACAACGCGGTCAACGTCCATCTCACCCTGGTGCCCTATATCGCCGCCGCCGAAGAGCTGAAGTCGAAGCCGACCCAGCACTCGGTGCGCGACCTGCGGGCGCTCGGCATCCAGGCCGACGTCCTGCTCTGTCGCGCCGACCGGGCGATTCCCGACGAGGTACGGCGGAAGATCGCGCTGTTCTGCAACGTCGCGCCCGAGCAGGTGATCGCGGCGCGCGACGTCTCGACGATCTACGAAGTACCGCTGATGTTCGCGCGCGAGGGTCTCGACGAGACGCTCCTCGATCAGCTGAACCTGCCACGCTACGAGCGCGACCTCGCGCCCTGGGAGGCCCTCGTTTCGCGGGTCAAGAACCCCAAGCACAAAGTGCGTATCGGCATCGTCGGCAAGTACATCGAGCTTCCGGACGCCTACAAGAGCCTCAACGAGGCGCTCGCCCACGGCGGCGTCGCCAACGAGACCAAGGTCGAGCTGGTCTACATCAACGCCGAGGAGATCGAGGCCGGAAGCTGGCCGCGCGCCCTGTTCGAGGTCGACGGGCTGCTGGTGCCGATCGGCTTCGGCAAGCGCGGCACCGAAGGCAAGATCAAGGCGATCCGCTACGCCCGCGAGCACAAGGTGCCGTTCTTCGGCATCTGCCTCGGCATGCAGTGCATGACCATCGAGTTCGCGCGCAACGTCTGCGGCATCAAGGAGGCGACGTCCACCGAGTTCGACAACGACGCCGCGCAGCCGGTCATCTTCAAGCTCAGGGACCTGCTGGGCGTCGAGGAGATGGGCGGCACGATGCGCCTGGGCGCCTATCCGTGCAGCCTCAAGGAGGGCACGCTCGCGCGCTCGATCTACGGCGTCGAGACGATCTCCGAGCGTCACCGGCATCGCTACGAGGTCAACCACAAGTACCTGGCCCTCGTCCAGGAGCATGGCCTGGTGATCTCCGGCCGCAGCCCGGACGGCAAGTTCATCGAGATGGTCGAGCTCCCCGGACACCCCTGGTACCTGGGCTGCCAGTTCCATCCCGAGTACAAGTCGAAGCCGACCGAGCCGCACCCGCTCTTCGTCTCCTACATCGCCGCGGCGCTCGCCGAGAACAGGAAGCGCGCCGGCGAGGCGCGGCCCGAAGCGATCGAGGCGCGCGAAAGACAGCTGGCGTGA
- the kdsB gene encoding 3-deoxy-manno-octulosonate cytidylyltransferase, with amino-acid sequence MVGAIPARYGSQRLPGKALYPLAGKPMVEHVYRRAARARGLDRLVVLTDDERIARAVEFFGGEVEMTPAECASGTDRIAWAAKDWDCAAVINIQGDEPLIDPDGISRVASHLRAYPGDPIVTLAADALPGDLDSPSAVKVVLDREGYALYFSRAPIPFPRLPGGAAPLRHLGIYGYQKEALLKLAALPQTPLERSESLEQLRALENRMTIRVLTGARPSLGVDTPEDAAEVDARLRIELGQDPGSTAQ; translated from the coding sequence ATCGTGGGGGCCATTCCCGCCCGTTACGGCTCGCAGAGGCTCCCCGGCAAGGCCCTGTATCCGCTCGCCGGCAAGCCGATGGTGGAACATGTCTACCGCCGTGCGGCCCGCGCCAGGGGGCTCGACCGGCTCGTCGTCCTGACCGACGATGAGCGCATCGCACGCGCCGTCGAGTTTTTCGGCGGCGAGGTCGAGATGACCCCCGCCGAATGCGCCAGTGGCACGGACCGGATCGCCTGGGCGGCCAAGGACTGGGACTGCGCCGCGGTGATCAACATCCAGGGCGACGAGCCGCTGATCGATCCCGACGGCATCAGCCGGGTCGCGAGCCATCTCCGCGCCTATCCCGGCGATCCGATCGTCACCCTGGCGGCCGACGCTCTCCCCGGCGATCTCGACAGCCCGAGCGCCGTCAAGGTGGTTCTCGATCGCGAGGGCTACGCGCTCTATTTCAGCCGTGCGCCGATTCCGTTTCCACGTCTGCCGGGGGGCGCCGCACCCCTGCGCCATCTGGGTATCTACGGCTACCAGAAGGAGGCGCTGCTGAAGCTCGCCGCCCTCCCCCAGACACCGCTCGAACGAAGCGAATCCCTGGAGCAGCTGCGCGCTCTGGAGAACCGCATGACGATCCGGGTCCTGACCGGCGCCCGGCCGTCGCTGGGGGTCGACACCCCCGAGGATGCCGCCGAGGTGGACGCGCGGCTCCGGATCGAACTGGGCCAGGATCCTGGCTCAACCGCCCAATGA